One Aquipuribacter hungaricus genomic window carries:
- a CDS encoding VOC family protein → MPIPTTSYAHVRLTVTDIDRSRAFYDAVFGLPVAFEVPPGADEQTREQLGFLFGGVIYRLGDQLLGLRPVATDRFDEDRTGLDHLSFRVGSRAVLDDAVTVLDDLGVPHGGVKDIGAGHVVEFRDPDGIALELYAAPA, encoded by the coding sequence ATGCCGATCCCCACGACCTCCTACGCCCACGTCCGGCTCACCGTCACCGACATCGACCGCTCCCGCGCCTTCTACGACGCCGTCTTCGGACTCCCGGTGGCCTTCGAGGTGCCGCCGGGCGCCGACGAGCAGACGCGCGAGCAGCTGGGCTTCCTCTTCGGCGGTGTCATCTACCGCCTGGGCGACCAGCTGCTGGGGCTGCGCCCGGTCGCGACGGACCGCTTCGACGAGGACCGCACCGGCCTGGACCACCTGAGCTTCCGGGTCGGCTCGCGCGCGGTGCTCGACGACGCCGTCACCGTCCTCGACGACCTCGGCGTCCCCCACGGGGGCGTCAAGGACATCGGCGCGGGGCACGTGGTGGAGTTCCGCGACCCCGACGGCATCGCCCTGGAGCTGTACGCCGCCCCGGCCTGA